A single genomic interval of Anopheles darlingi chromosome X, idAnoDarlMG_H_01, whole genome shotgun sequence harbors:
- the LOC125960199 gene encoding acetylcholine receptor subunit alpha-like isoform X5, which translates to MDEKSGSNIVDVGVDLSEFYMSVEWDILEVPAVRNEKFYTCCDEPYLDITFNITMRRKTLFYTVNIIIPCMGISFLTVLTFYLPSDSGEKVTLSISILISLHVFFLLVVEIIPPTSLVVPLLGKYLIFAMILVSISICVTVVVLNVHFRSPQTHRMAPWVKTFFIDFLPRFLFMKRPPYVENHRKMLSKDLHACFYPYYSTTTLNRIARFTSRTPSKEDLSPSSLSGTGPFGGSCQIHGPVQLPLSESEELSMSTAADTAVPSGLKSPAFKQPAFSHSVCSTEIHRSCFCVRFIAEHTKMLEDSTKVKEDWKYVAMVLDRLFLWIFTLAVLAGTAGIILQAPTLYDDRIPIDKTFDELATSTVVRCPPQ; encoded by the exons ATGGACGAGAAGTCCGGCAGCAATATCGTCGACGTCGGAGTTGATCTGTCCGAGTTCTACATGTCGGTCGAGTGGGACATCCTGGAGGTACCGGCAGTGAG AAACGAGAAGTTTTACACCTGCTGCGATGAGCCATACCTCGACATCACCTTCAATATTACGATGCGCCGGAAGACACTCTTCTATAccgtcaacatcatcatcccgtgCATGGGTATCTCGTTTCTGACCGTGCTCACGTTCTACCTACCGTCGGATAGTGGGGAAAAG GTGACACTGTCGATATCGATTCTCATTAGTCTCCATGTGTTCTTCCTGCTGGTAGTCGAAATCATTCCTCCAACATCGCTTGTTGTGCCTTTGCTAGGGAAATATCTCATCTTCGCAATGATACTCGTGTCCATCAG TATATGCGTCACGGTTGTAGTGTTGAACGTGCACTTCCGATCACCGCAAACGCACCGGATGGCACCGTGGGTGAAAACCTTTTTTATAG ATTTTCTACCTCGATTTCTGTTTATGAAGCGCCCACCGTACGTCGAAAACCACAG AAAAATGCTATCAAAAGATCTACACGCTTGCTTTTATCCTTATTATTCAACTACTACGTTAAATCGTATAGCTCGTTTTACTAGTAGGACACCATCTAAAGAAGACCTATCCCCATCAAG CTTATCCGGAACCGGACCGTTCGGGGGAAGCTGCCAGATCCATGGACCGGTGCAGCTGCCACTGTCCGAATCGGAGGAGCTGTCGATGTCGACGGCCGCTGATACGGCGGTACCGTCCGGCCTGAAGAGCCCGGCCTTCAAGCAACCGGCCTTCTCGCACAGCGTCTGCTCGACGGAAATCCACCGCAGCTGCTTCTGTGTGCGGTTCATCGCGGAACACACCAAGATGCTCGAGGACTCAACGAAG GTAAAGGAAGATTGGAAGTACGTGGCGATGGTACTGGACCGGCTGTTCCTGTGGATCTTCACGCTGGCGGTACTGGCCGGTACCGCCGGGATCATCCTGCAGGCACCCACCCTATACGACGATCGAATACCGATCGACAAAACGTTCGACGAGCTAGCGACCTCCACCGTCGTCCGCTGTCCCCCACAATAG